In Emcibacteraceae bacterium, a single window of DNA contains:
- a CDS encoding LysM peptidoglycan-binding domain-containing protein, translated as MSDYLNHQNNNRGSGLKFSLSLLAIVAIGAVIWVIFLADDGAETDFTTATINEVTESTNVQAPAVPVAETIVPSFDVVRISRNGTGVIAGRAEPNSDVIIYAKEKPIGSAITDRNGEWVLLFDEPLPIGPTELSIVSKTQSGFEIASSDIVIVAVPERGDVDFNSDDTDGVVAILSPRSGNGPSRVLQKPKNVNLASATKGLSLDALDYTDNGITVVNGSAEAGATIRIYLDNEFMGDVTSGEEGTWKFEIDKKLAPQEHVIRLDQLLLDGNVEVRISQPFNPYIAIDKDRATGDVIVKPGNSLWHIARKLYGSGYQYTVIFGANMDIIGDPNLIYPGQKLNLPLELLQ; from the coding sequence TTGAGCGACTATTTAAATCATCAAAATAATAATCGGGGGTCTGGGTTAAAATTTAGCCTGTCACTGTTAGCCATCGTAGCAATTGGTGCAGTGATCTGGGTAATATTTCTTGCTGATGATGGTGCTGAAACCGATTTTACAACGGCAACCATCAATGAGGTGACGGAAAGTACAAATGTTCAGGCACCTGCCGTCCCTGTGGCAGAAACAATAGTTCCCAGTTTTGATGTCGTTCGTATCAGTCGAAATGGTACCGGTGTTATCGCCGGTCGCGCCGAGCCAAATAGTGACGTGATCATTTATGCAAAAGAAAAGCCAATAGGGTCAGCCATTACGGACAGAAACGGTGAATGGGTTTTGCTTTTCGATGAGCCATTACCAATCGGCCCGACTGAGCTGAGCATCGTTTCAAAAACCCAGAGCGGGTTTGAAATTGCATCAAGTGATATTGTCATTGTGGCTGTTCCTGAAAGAGGGGATGTTGACTTTAACAGCGATGATACTGATGGTGTGGTTGCAATTTTAAGCCCTCGTAGTGGAAATGGACCGAGCAGGGTTTTACAAAAACCGAAAAATGTTAATCTTGCTTCAGCAACCAAGGGACTGTCTCTTGATGCGCTTGACTATACTGACAATGGCATAACTGTTGTCAATGGAAGTGCTGAAGCCGGGGCAACGATCAGAATATATCTTGATAATGAATTTATGGGCGATGTCACATCAGGTGAAGAGGGAACCTGGAAATTTGAAATTGATAAAAAATTGGCGCCCCAGGAGCACGTGATAAGACTTGACCAGCTTCTTCTGGACGGCAATGTGGAGGTCAGGATTTCACAGCCATTCAATCCTTATATTGCAATTGACAAGGACAGGGCGACAGGCGATGTGATCGTAAAACCGGGCAACAGTCTGTGGCATATTGCCAGAAAGCTTTATGGCTCAGGATATCAATATACGGTTATTTTTGGGGCCAACATGGATATCATAGGGGATCCAAATCTGATTTATCCCGGTCAAAAATTAAACCTGCCACTTGAGCTGTTACAATAA